From one Astatotilapia calliptera chromosome 10, fAstCal1.2, whole genome shotgun sequence genomic stretch:
- the esrra gene encoding steroid hormone receptor ERR1 isoform X2, translating to MSSRERRSDVYIKAEPSSPEGGGGGRTSPGGASSDSSHSGGGVTRGDNVKRYSPPLYTPALRCHFKDEGGDGAEEGSAGNGAGRCKYALSTLPKRLCLVCGDVASGYHYGVASCEACKAFFKRTIQGNIEYSCPASNECEITKRRRKACQACRFTKCLKVGMLKEGVRLDRVRGGRQKYKRRPEVENATYQSAPLPLTKESEKNSSNIIVSHLLVAEPEKLFAMPDPLQPDTAQRTLTTLCDLADRELVVIIGWAKHIPGFLSLSLADQMSVLQSVWLEVLVLGVAYRSLGCEDEVVFAEDFVLDEEMSRAAGLTELNAAISQLARRFRALNVDREEFVMLKAIALTNSDSVYIEDMEAVQKLRDLLHQALLEMECQRRPDDPQRAGRLLLTLPLLRQTAGRALTTFYSIKTRGGVPMHKLFLEMLEAMMDSP from the exons ATGTCTTCCCGTGAGCGTCGGTCAGATGTCTACATAAAGGCAGAACCAAGTAGTCCAGAGGGAGGCGGGGGAGGTCGGACCAGCCCTGGCGGGGCCTCCTCAGATTCTTCTCATAGCGGAGGCGGAGTGACCCGAGGAGACAACGTTAAACGTTACTCCCCGCCACTGTACACACCAGCTCTGCGTTGCCATTTCAAGGATGAGGGTGGCGATGGGGCAGAGGAGGGCTCCGCTGGAAATGGGGCAGGTCGATGCAAGTACGCCCTGAGCACGCTTCCCAAGAGGCTGTGTCTCGTTTGTGGGGATGTGGCCTCAGGTTACCATTATGGTGTTGCATCGTGTGAGGCCTGTAAAGCATTCTTCAAGAGAACCATTCAAG GTAACATTGAATATAGCTGTCCAGCATCAAATGAGTGTGAAATCACTAAAAGGCGCAGAAAGGCTTGCCAGGCATGCCGCTTCACCAAGTGCTTGAAAGTAGGCATGCTTAAAGAGG GAGTTCGTCTGGACAGGGTCAGGGGTGGAAGGCAGAAGTACAAAAGACGCCCAGAAGTGGAGAATGCAACATACCAGAGTGCTCCTCTACCGCTGACAAAGGAGAGCGAAAAAA attCCTCCAACATCATCGTGTCCCACCTTCTAGTAGCAGAGCCAGAAAAGTTATTTGCCATGCCCGACCCTCTGCAGCCGGACACGGCCCAGCGTACGCTCACCACCCTTTGTGACCTGGCTGACCGTGAGCTGGTTGTGATCATCGGCTGGGCCAAACACATTCCTG GCttcttgtctctgtctctggcAGACCAGATGTCAGTGCTGCAGTCAGTGTGGCTGGAGGTGCTCGTGCTGGGCGTAGCGTACCGCTCGCTCGGCTGTGAGGACGAGGTGGTGTTCGCAGAGGACTTTGTCCTTGATGAGGAGATGTCACGTGCAGCCGGACTGACAGAGCTTAATGCAGCTATTAGTCAGCTCGCTCGCCGATTCCGTGCCCTTAACGTGGACCGGGAGGAATTTGTCATGCTAAAAGCCATCGCACTCACCAACTCAG ACTCTGTTTACATCGAGGACATGGAGGCCGTGCAGAAGCTGCGGGACCTCCTCCACCAGGCCCTGCTGGAGATGGAATGTCAGCGGCGCCCAGACGACCCCCAGCGGGCAGGACGTCTTCTTTTAACGTTGCCTCTCCTCCGACAGACTGCTGGCCGTGCTCTGACCACTTTCTACAGCATCAAGACCCGGGGTGGGGTGCCCATGCACAAACTATTCCTGGAGATGCTGGAAGCCATGATGGACTCCCCCTAG
- the esrra gene encoding steroid hormone receptor ERR1 isoform X1: MCYYWYCLVERLTELSVSPDIMSSRERRSDVYIKAEPSSPEGGGGGRTSPGGASSDSSHSGGGVTRGDNVKRYSPPLYTPALRCHFKDEGGDGAEEGSAGNGAGRCKYALSTLPKRLCLVCGDVASGYHYGVASCEACKAFFKRTIQGNIEYSCPASNECEITKRRRKACQACRFTKCLKVGMLKEGVRLDRVRGGRQKYKRRPEVENATYQSAPLPLTKESEKNSSNIIVSHLLVAEPEKLFAMPDPLQPDTAQRTLTTLCDLADRELVVIIGWAKHIPGFLSLSLADQMSVLQSVWLEVLVLGVAYRSLGCEDEVVFAEDFVLDEEMSRAAGLTELNAAISQLARRFRALNVDREEFVMLKAIALTNSDSVYIEDMEAVQKLRDLLHQALLEMECQRRPDDPQRAGRLLLTLPLLRQTAGRALTTFYSIKTRGGVPMHKLFLEMLEAMMDSP, from the exons atgtgctacTACTGGTACTGTCTGGTTGAGCGATTAACTGAGCTTTCAGTGAGTCCAG ACATCATGTCTTCCCGTGAGCGTCGGTCAGATGTCTACATAAAGGCAGAACCAAGTAGTCCAGAGGGAGGCGGGGGAGGTCGGACCAGCCCTGGCGGGGCCTCCTCAGATTCTTCTCATAGCGGAGGCGGAGTGACCCGAGGAGACAACGTTAAACGTTACTCCCCGCCACTGTACACACCAGCTCTGCGTTGCCATTTCAAGGATGAGGGTGGCGATGGGGCAGAGGAGGGCTCCGCTGGAAATGGGGCAGGTCGATGCAAGTACGCCCTGAGCACGCTTCCCAAGAGGCTGTGTCTCGTTTGTGGGGATGTGGCCTCAGGTTACCATTATGGTGTTGCATCGTGTGAGGCCTGTAAAGCATTCTTCAAGAGAACCATTCAAG GTAACATTGAATATAGCTGTCCAGCATCAAATGAGTGTGAAATCACTAAAAGGCGCAGAAAGGCTTGCCAGGCATGCCGCTTCACCAAGTGCTTGAAAGTAGGCATGCTTAAAGAGG GAGTTCGTCTGGACAGGGTCAGGGGTGGAAGGCAGAAGTACAAAAGACGCCCAGAAGTGGAGAATGCAACATACCAGAGTGCTCCTCTACCGCTGACAAAGGAGAGCGAAAAAA attCCTCCAACATCATCGTGTCCCACCTTCTAGTAGCAGAGCCAGAAAAGTTATTTGCCATGCCCGACCCTCTGCAGCCGGACACGGCCCAGCGTACGCTCACCACCCTTTGTGACCTGGCTGACCGTGAGCTGGTTGTGATCATCGGCTGGGCCAAACACATTCCTG GCttcttgtctctgtctctggcAGACCAGATGTCAGTGCTGCAGTCAGTGTGGCTGGAGGTGCTCGTGCTGGGCGTAGCGTACCGCTCGCTCGGCTGTGAGGACGAGGTGGTGTTCGCAGAGGACTTTGTCCTTGATGAGGAGATGTCACGTGCAGCCGGACTGACAGAGCTTAATGCAGCTATTAGTCAGCTCGCTCGCCGATTCCGTGCCCTTAACGTGGACCGGGAGGAATTTGTCATGCTAAAAGCCATCGCACTCACCAACTCAG ACTCTGTTTACATCGAGGACATGGAGGCCGTGCAGAAGCTGCGGGACCTCCTCCACCAGGCCCTGCTGGAGATGGAATGTCAGCGGCGCCCAGACGACCCCCAGCGGGCAGGACGTCTTCTTTTAACGTTGCCTCTCCTCCGACAGACTGCTGGCCGTGCTCTGACCACTTTCTACAGCATCAAGACCCGGGGTGGGGTGCCCATGCACAAACTATTCCTGGAGATGCTGGAAGCCATGATGGACTCCCCCTAG